A window of Pusillimonas sp. DMV24BSW_D genomic DNA:
CGCTCTTTCACAGCCCGCTCAACGCGAACCAGACCGGCACGGAATTGATTTTCAGCCAACTCACCCACGCAACGCACACGGCGATTGCCAAGGTGGTCGATGTCGTCGATTTGGCCACGGCCGTTACGCAATTCAACCAACACCTTGATGGTTTCAAGAATGTCTTCGTTGGTAAGCGTTAACGCACCGGCGGTCTCTTCGTCGCGACCCAGGCGGCTGTTGACCTTCATACGGCCGACACGCGACAGATCGTACGTTTCTTCGCTGTAGAACAAACGCTGGAACAAGGCCTCAACCGCTTCTTCGGTTGGTGGCTCGCCCGGACGCATCATGCGGTAGATCGCCACACGTGCAGCAGTTTGATCTGCCGTATCGTCGGAGCGCAGGGTTTGGGAAATATAAGCACCACGGTCAAGGTCGTTAACGTAGAGCGTTTCAACTTCCTTGATACCAGCCGTGCGAATGTCGGCCATTGTGGATTCGGTGATTTCATCATTGGCACTAGCAATGATTTCACCGGTTTCCGGATCGACAACATTCTTGGCCAGAATACGGCCAACGAAGAAATCTTCAGGCACGGACAGCTGATCGACGCCGGCAGCCTGCAAATCACGCAGATGCTTGGCGTTGATACGCTTGTCTTTCTCGACAATGACATTGCCTTTTTTATCGGTAATGTCAAAACGCGCCACTTCACCTTTCCAGCGCTCGGCCACGAAATCAAGCTTGCCGCCTTCATTCATGATCTCGAAACGATCAAAGTCGAAGTAGTAGGCAAGAATTTCTTCCTGCGTCATGCCGATGGCTTTCAACAGAATCGAAACCGGCATCTTGCGACGGCGGTCGATACGGAAGAAGAGCTGGTCTTTTGGATCGAATTCAAAATCGAGCCAGGAGCCACGATAAGGAATCACGCGCGCAGAAAACAGCAATTTGCCGGAACTGTGCGTTTTGCCACGATCGTGCTCAAAGAAAACACCAGGCGAGCGGTGCAACTGCGAAACGATAACGCGTTCGGTACCGTTAATCACGAAGGAACCCGTGTCTGTCATGAGCGGAATCTCGCCCATGTACACTTCCTGTTCCTTCACTTCTTTAATAGTCGGTTTGCTGACTTCACGATCCATCAGCACCAGGCGCACTTTTGCCCGCAAAGGCGATGCGTAGGTAAGCCCACGCAATTGGCATTCCTTCACATCGAACACAGGCTCGCCAAGCACATAGCTGACGAACTCCAGACGTGCCATCTGGTTGTGGCTTACGATGGGGAAAATTGAAGTAAAGGCTGCCTGCAGACCTTCATCGCGACGCTCGGAAGCGGGAATATCTGCTTGCAGAAAGGTTAGAAAAGATTGCAGCTGAGTCGCCAAAAGATACGGGACGTCTTGGACATCTTCCCGTTTGGCGAAGCTCTTGCGTATGCGCTTTTTTTCGGTGTACGAATAAGGCATGAGCACTCCGACTCGAGGGGTTACATGGGCCGTCAACCACGGCCCCGGTTTACGACTCCAGAGAACCCGACTGGTTCAGAAAACACCACTGACAAGACGGGTTTTCTGGAGACGCAAAAGCCCGGGAAGGCCGAAACCTGCCCGGGCGTACGGCAAAAGTCTTACTTAAGTTCGACTTTAGCACCAGCTTCTTCAAGCTTGGCTTTAGCAGCTTCAGCGTCTTCTTTGCTGGCACCTTCTTTAACTGCTTTAGGTGCGCCGTCGACCATGTCTTTAGCTTCTTTCAGGCCAAGACCGGTGATTTCACGAACAGCTTTAATCACGCTAACCTTGTTGGCGCCGACTTCGGCCAGAACAACGTCGAACTCAGTTTTTTCTTCAGCAGCGGCTGCGCCACCACCTGCAACGGGAGCAGCAACAGCCACAGCGGCTGCGGCGGCGGACACGCCAAACTTTTCTTCCATTTCCGAGATGAGCTCGGACAACTCGAGAACGGTCAGATTAGCGACCGCGTCGAGGATTTCTGCTTTGCTTAATGCCATTTCTAGAACTCCAAAATTGAATAATTTCCAGGGTTGGGTATCGCTGTGTCGTTCGACTCAGTTTCCAACTGCTTATGCAGCTTCCTTTTGATCGCGCACGGCGGCGAGGCCACGTACGAACTTGGTTGGAACTTCGTTGAGCGTACGCACAAACTGCGTGACAGGGGCTTGCATCGTACCCATCAGTTTCGCCAGCAACTCATCACGCGACGGCAGGGTGGCCAAGGCCATAACGCCATCTTTGTTAAGTTGGTTGTCGGGTAGCGAACCACCCGTAATAACCAGCTTGTCGTTGCTTTTTGCGAAATCGGCAAGTACTTTGGCAGCCGCAACAGGATCATCACTAATGCCATAGATCAGCGGACCCTTCAAACTTGCTGACATGCCTTCAAAAGGCGTGCCGGCAAGTGCACGGCGAACCAGCGTATTCTTCAGAACACGCAGATACACACCCGACTCACGCGCTTGTTTGCGCAATACGGTGACGGCAGCGACGTCCAGACCACGGTACTCGGCAGTAATAATCGATTGAGCTTGTGCTACCTGCGCAGCAACCTCTTCGACAACTACCGCTTTCTCTTTGCGATTGAGACTCACGGTTTGAACACTCCATCTAATGACACCCAGGAGGGTCCCGGGCATCTACCGAATGCGGCGCTCCTGGTCGAGTTCTTTAAAACAAAAAAGAATTCTTCCATGGGCGCCGTCTGCGCTGGATCGATTCTGTTGCCAGGAACCGGATTAAGCCTGATGTGAAATCACTTCAAGGCTCCAGCGGTCTTTGACAGCAACACCCCAATTCTGCCGGGGTGCGCCCAAAGTTCTTTACAACTTCAGTGACTTAAGCAGCCAATGAAGCGACTTCTACGCGAGCACCGCCACCCATGGTGGAGGAAACGGCGACTTTACGCAGATAAATACCTTTTGCAGCTGTAGGACGCGCTTTGTTCAACGCATCGATCAGCGCAGCCAGATTGCTTTGCAATTGTTCTACTTCAAAAGAAGCGCGACCAATGCTGGCGTGAATAATGCCGGCTTTGTCGGTACGGTACTGCACCTGACCTGCCTTGGCGTTCTTTACCGCCTGAGCCACGTCGGGCGTTACCGTGCCCACTTTCGGGTTCGGCATCAAGCCACGCGGGCCCAAAACCTGACCCAACGCACCCACAACGCGCATGGCGTCGGGCGAAGCGATGACAACGTCGAAATTCAAGTTGCCGCCTTTGATGCTTTCAGCCAGATCTTCCATGCCCACAATGTCGGCACCCGCCTCTTTTGCCGCGTCGGCTTTTTCGCCCTGGGCAAAAACAGCGACACGAACGCTCTTGCCGGTACCGGCAGGCAGAACAACGGAACCACGAACCAGTTGGTCGGATTTCTTGGGATCGATACCCAGTTGAACGGCGACGTCGATGGACTCATCGAACTTGGCGGTGGCGGTTTCTTTAACCAACGCCAATGCTTCGTTCACTGCGTAGAATTTGTTGCGGTCGATTTTTTCTTTAATCGCAGCTGCGCGTTTGCTTAACTTAGCCATGTTATGCCCCTTCTACCGTGATACCCATGCTGCGAGCACTACCTGCAATCGTACGAACAGCGGCGTCCATATCGGCGGCAGTCAGGTCGGGCATTTTGGTTTTTGCGATTTCTTCGGCTTGTTCACGCGTAAGTTTGCCAACTTTGTCGGCGTTAGGGCGTGCAGAGCCTTTCTGAATACCGACGGCTTTCTTGATGAGAACAGCCGCGGGCGGTGTTTTCATGATGAAAGTAAAGCTCTTGTCGGCGTACGCAGTAATAACAACCGGAATAGGAAGACCAGGCTCCAGACTCTGCGTTTGCGCGTTAAACGCCTTGCAGAATTCCATGATGTTCAAACCACGCTGACCGAGGGCCGGACCAACGGGAGGGGAAGGATTGGCTTTACCAGCTGGGATTTGCAGCTTGATGAAGCCGACGATTTTTTTCGCCATTTTCAGCTCCTTGCGGGTACAAACGCCAATGCACTAAAACATTGGCTCCCCGGGGTTAAATAATTAAGTCTTTTCGACTTGACCAAAATCGAGTTCAACTGGTGTGGCACGGCCAAAAATAGTGACCGAAACACGCACCTTGCTTTTCTCGTAGTTAACGTCTTCGACGTTACCGTTGAAATCGGCAAAAGGCCCTTCTTTAACACGAACCATTTCACCCACTTCAAATAGAACCTTAGGTTTGGGCTTCTCGACACCTTCTTCCATTTGCGAAAGAATCTTGTCGACTTCCTTCTGGGAAATAGGCGCAGGGCGATTTCCCGAACCACCCAAAAAGCCGGTAACCCGGTTGGTACTTTTCACCAAGTGCCAGGTTTCATCGGTAAGCTCCATTTCCACCAACACATAGCCGGGGAAAATACGACGCTCGGTAATGGACTTTTTCCCACCTTTAACTTCCAACACTTCTTCGGAAGGCACCAGAATTTCACCGAACTTGTCTTGCAGATCGGCACGCTCGATACGATCGAGCAATGCTTTCTGGACACTTTTCTCCATGCCGGAATAGACATGGACAACATACCAGCGCTTACTCATGGGTGTCCTTTATCTCCAGCCAAGCAATAGGCCGTATATAACCCAGCCCAATGCTTTATCGGCCAGCCACAGAAAAATGCCGATAATAATGACAAACACAAAAACAATGCCTGTCATTTGCATGGCTTCCTTTCGGGTTGGCCACACCACACGTTTTAACTCACCGTAAGAATCGCGACCGAAACTGATTGTGCGTCGCCCAGGCTCGCTCATCCAGGCAATGCCGGCAGCCACAATTAAACTGGCAATGAACAGCGCGACGCGAACAACCGCAGGCTGATCGCTGAGTACTGAAAATGAAACAATTCCAGCAATAATAACCAATACCGCCAACGCCAACTTAATGCGATCAGCAATACTGGTAACGGTTTCTACGTTTGTGTTCGACATATTCCGGCTTGGTTAAACAGCCCTTTGCAATTCTTGCGCCTTCGGAGTTTGGCAGGGGCAGTAGGAATCGAACCTACAACCTTCGGTTTTGGAGACCGACGCTCTGCCAATTGAGCTATACCCCTAAATCCGCAAAACAATCATTAACGCGATTGCCTTGAAACGACGCTGGCAGCCAGGTTTTTACACCTGAGGCTGCCAAATTACAACTGCAAATTTTACTTAAGAATTTTAGCGACGACGCCGGCGCCCACGGTACGACCACCTTCGCGAATCGCAAAGCGCAGACCTTCTTCCATCGCGATCGGCGCAATCAGCTTGACCGTCATGGCCACGTTATCACCCGGCAACACCATTTCCTTGTCGGCCGGCAGATCAATCGTACCCGTTACGTCGGTCGTACGGAAGTAGAACTGAGGACGATACCCGTTAAAGAACGGCGTATGACGGCCACCCTCTTCCTTGGACAGAATGTACACCTCGGCTGTAAAGTCGGTGTGCGGGTTGATCGAGCCGGGCTTGGCCAGCACCTGACCACGCTCAACGTCTTCACGCTTGGTGCCACGCAGCAAAATACCCACGTTATCACCGGCCTGACCCTGGTCAAGCAGCTTGCGGAACATTTCCACGCCCGTGCAAGTGGTCTTGACCGTGTCTTTGATACCCACGATTTCGATCTCTTCACCGACCTTGACCACACCGCGCTCGATACGGCCCGTTACCACCGTGCCACGACCCGAGATCGAGAACACGTCTTCCACAGGCATCAGGAACGCGCCATCCACTGCACGCTCTGGCGTGGGGATGTAAGTGTCCAGTGCTTCGGCCAGTGCCATAATGGCTTGCTTGCCCAAAGGACCTTCGTCGCCTTCCAGCGCTTTGAGTGCCGAACCCTTGATGATCGGGGTGTCGTCGCCAGGGAAGTCGTAGTTGGACAGCAGCTCGCGCACTTCCATTTCCACCAGCTCAAGCAGTTCCTCGTCATCCACCATGTCGGCCTTGTTCAGGAACACGATGATGTAAGGCACGCCCACCTGGCGGCTCAGCAAAATGTGCTCACGCGTTTGGGGCATGGGGCCGTCGGCGGCCGATACCACCAGAATCGCG
This region includes:
- the nusG gene encoding transcription termination/antitermination protein NusG, which codes for MSKRWYVVHVYSGMEKSVQKALLDRIERADLQDKFGEILVPSEEVLEVKGGKKSITERRIFPGYVLVEMELTDETWHLVKSTNRVTGFLGGSGNRPAPISQKEVDKILSQMEEGVEKPKPKVLFEVGEMVRVKEGPFADFNGNVEDVNYEKSKVRVSVTIFGRATPVELDFGQVEKT
- the rplK gene encoding 50S ribosomal protein L11 → MAKKIVGFIKLQIPAGKANPSPPVGPALGQRGLNIMEFCKAFNAQTQSLEPGLPIPVVITAYADKSFTFIMKTPPAAVLIKKAVGIQKGSARPNADKVGKLTREQAEEIAKTKMPDLTAADMDAAVRTIAGSARSMGITVEGA
- the rplL gene encoding 50S ribosomal protein L7/L12, with product MALSKAEILDAVANLTVLELSELISEMEEKFGVSAAAAAVAVAAPVAGGGAAAAEEKTEFDVVLAEVGANKVSVIKAVREITGLGLKEAKDMVDGAPKAVKEGASKEDAEAAKAKLEEAGAKVELK
- the rplA gene encoding 50S ribosomal protein L1; amino-acid sequence: MAKLSKRAAAIKEKIDRNKFYAVNEALALVKETATAKFDESIDVAVQLGIDPKKSDQLVRGSVVLPAGTGKSVRVAVFAQGEKADAAKEAGADIVGMEDLAESIKGGNLNFDVVIASPDAMRVVGALGQVLGPRGLMPNPKVGTVTPDVAQAVKNAKAGQVQYRTDKAGIIHASIGRASFEVEQLQSNLAALIDALNKARPTAAKGIYLRKVAVSSTMGGGARVEVASLAA
- the tuf gene encoding elongation factor Tu, which codes for MAKGKFERTKPHVNVGTIGHVDHGKTTLTAALTTVLSTSFGGEARGYDQIDAAPEEKARGITINTSHVEYETATRHYAHVDCPGHADYVKNMITGAAQMDGAILVVSAADGPMPQTREHILLSRQVGVPYIIVFLNKADMVDDEELLELVEMEVRELLSNYDFPGDDTPIIKGSALKALEGDEGPLGKQAIMALAEALDTYIPTPERAVDGAFLMPVEDVFSISGRGTVVTGRIERGVVKVGEEIEIVGIKDTVKTTCTGVEMFRKLLDQGQAGDNVGILLRGTKREDVERGQVLAKPGSINPHTDFTAEVYILSKEEGGRHTPFFNGYRPQFYFRTTDVTGTIDLPADKEMVLPGDNVAMTVKLIAPIAMEEGLRFAIREGGRTVGAGVVAKILK
- the rplJ gene encoding 50S ribosomal protein L10 codes for the protein MSLNRKEKAVVVEEVAAQVAQAQSIITAEYRGLDVAAVTVLRKQARESGVYLRVLKNTLVRRALAGTPFEGMSASLKGPLIYGISDDPVAAAKVLADFAKSNDKLVITGGSLPDNQLNKDGVMALATLPSRDELLAKLMGTMQAPVTQFVRTLNEVPTKFVRGLAAVRDQKEAA
- the secE gene encoding preprotein translocase subunit SecE; its protein translation is MSNTNVETVTSIADRIKLALAVLVIIAGIVSFSVLSDQPAVVRVALFIASLIVAAGIAWMSEPGRRTISFGRDSYGELKRVVWPTRKEAMQMTGIVFVFVIIIGIFLWLADKALGWVIYGLLLGWR